GAAATTGTCAGTTGAAATGTTAAAATGGTTATCTTTATTAGTATTGGGAAACGCCCTTTTTAATGTTTTATCTTCAGTCTATAATGCACTACATCATTTTAAGATTCCAGCACTAACTGATTTATTAAGTAATTTATGTGTCATAATTACTTTAATCTTCTTTTCTGGGCTATGGGGGATATATGCCCTGGTAATAGGATTAATTATAGGCATCTATTTTGTAGTGTTAATTTTATTTTTTAATGCTTTAAGGTTGGAGATTATAGGATTCAGAATGGATTTCAAGACAGAAGAATTCAAAAATTTCATTTATTTCAACTTGCCAATCTTACTTTATATATTCCTTCCACAGTTAACGGGGATTATAGAGAACTTTTTTGCTTCCTCGTTAAAACAAGGAAGTATATCTACACTTGGATATGCAAAACGACTATCTGAGGTAGTATCTACATTATTGGCAGCAAATATAGCTAAGGCAACATTTCCAACATTTTCATTACTATCCACAGAAAAGAAAATAGTGCAATTACAAGATATTGTTGTTAAACTTAACAAGCAGATAATAGTTTACTTCTTACCATTGAGCTTTGGATTGGTATTTTTTAGCAAAGAAATTATTACACTTGTTTTTATGAGAGGAGCATTTGACTCTTTAGCGGTAGAGATGACTTCCAATGTTTTTAAATTTTATGCCGCCATATTAATAGCAAATATGATACTACCTATTTATTTCCGACTATGTTACGCTTTTTCAGATACTACAACTCCTATTAAGGCATTTGCTATAAGTATTGTATTTATGATTCCACTTTATTATTATTTGACCCCAATTTTAGGAATAAACGGGATTGCATTGACAAGTTCTATATCAATTTTACTTACATTAATTTTTACAGGTATCTCTGTGAGAAAAAAAATTCAAGGATTAAATATCTTTGCATTAGGCAAACTCTTTGCCAGGTCTTTCTTGTGTGCTTCATTAGCCATACTTCCTTTGTTGAAATTTAAGCCTACCAATAACTACGAGATTATAATTTTAATAGGCGCCTACTTTATATTTTATTTTATTTTGGCCTGGTTTATTATGAACAAAGAAATAAAAAGGGTCGGAAAATCACTCTGGAGGATTAAAGATGATCCGGATGGTCAATGAAATTATTGAACTGGATGAAGAAAAAGGAGGATTTACTATGTTGTCGTCTTGGGAAAAACTAAAAACTAGAAAAATATGGATGAGTTCTATTTTTAGTGCCCTATGCTTTCCTGAAATAATATTTGCCATATTTATTGCTCCAACCAAATATACCTTTATCAGACAGACATATTTACCTTTTTTACCATCCCCATTAATAATTTTTTATATTATTATTATTTTTCTAATTACCTTACAGATATTTCAGAAAGGTAAATTACCGCATATCCCTTTAAGTTTATTATTACCTTACTTTATCTTGGCGTGTATCATAGCCTTAAGTTTAATATACACATCTAATTTAGAGTATGGTAAAATTAAGTGTTTGGAATTTATGATGTATAGCACTTTAGCTCTGTTTGCACCATTTTTTTTATTTAGAGGTTTAAACAATATAAACCGCTTTATCTATACGCTACTTGTCATGGGCATCTTTTTATTTATTATTCTTTTTATTTCAAACCCTTATTTACTTACACGCACTTTTAGTACTATATTTGGGTCCAACTATTTATTAATACAGCATATCTCAGGGATGGCAGTATTAATAATTTGCTACTACTTTCTTTTAAAAAATCAACCATTAAAAAAACAAGTAATATGGGTATTTCTATTGGTGATACTTATAATGGCAATTATTTACCCGGGTGGGAAAGGAGCTGTTTTTACATTACTTATAACAACAATTATTATCGCAATTCCCTCCATAAAATTTAAGAATAAATTTAAAATAATGAATAAGCGTCTTCTAATCATCCCACTTATAATTTTTATCATAGAGTGTGGGACACTAGGGTATTTTCATTTTGTTATGAAGTTTAGTGCTTTAACAGGTCGTCTTGGAGCTATATCATCACCACAACACTACAATCGAATAGAAAGACTGGAGAATGCTAAAGTCGCTTTAAAGCTATTTTCTCAATATCCTCTATCAGGGGTAGGGATTGGTGGATTCAGTGTCTATTCATATAAATTAGAGGGGATAGAAAGATTTAAATATCCTCATAATATCCTTCTGGAGGCTTTGGCTGAATTAGGATTAATTGGATTCATCTCCCTTTCCCTTATTTTATTTTTTGCCTTTAAGAACCTTCTCTATTTGCAAAAAATATATAAATATTCACTTTTACCAGGAGTCTTTATGAGTATTTTTATCTTCACTTTTTTAAATTCTTTAACTTCTCAAGACATCACTAATCTTGCATTGTTCGCTTTCATTGGTTGTTCATATGCAATCGAACATAGCTTGAAAGATGAAAAGGAATGTGAGGGATGAATATCTGGTTAATTCAAACAGGTGAAGTTTTACCCATAGAAGAAGATGTTTGCCAGATGAGAACCTCTTTTTTGGCAGATAAACTTATTGAGAGAGGGCAAGATGTTCTATGGTGGGCGAGTGCCTTTGACCACTTTAAGAAAGATTGGATAGTTAGAAAAGATACCGAAATACCCATAAGTAAAAGATACAAAATTTTTGTGTTGAAAGGAATAGGCTACCGCAAGAATATCTCTTTATCCCGTTTTATAGACCATAGAATTGTTGCCTGGAAGTTTAAAAAGATAGCTCCAAAAATGACTAAACCTGATATAATAATAACTTCAATGCCACCACATGATTTGGCTTATGAGGTGGTTATGTTTGCTAAGAAATAT
This window of the bacterium genome carries:
- a CDS encoding lipid II flippase MurJ, producing the protein IPLYQKTLNKCGMEKTKDFIKSIFTFTSITSILLMIAVFVLSKYVIKIIAPSLPESTMKLSVEMLKWLSLLVLGNALFNVLSSVYNALHHFKIPALTDLLSNLCVIITLIFFSGLWGIYALVIGLIIGIYFVVLILFFNALRLEIIGFRMDFKTEEFKNFIYFNLPILLYIFLPQLTGIIENFFASSLKQGSISTLGYAKRLSEVVSTLLAANIAKATFPTFSLLSTEKKIVQLQDIVVKLNKQIIVYFLPLSFGLVFFSKEIITLVFMRGAFDSLAVEMTSNVFKFYAAILIANMILPIYFRLCYAFSDTTTPIKAFAISIVFMIPLYYYLTPILGINGIALTSSISILLTLIFTGISVRKKIQGLNIFALGKLFARSFLCASLAILPLLKFKPTNNYEIIILIGAYFIFYFILAWFIMNKEIKRVGKSLWRIKDDPDGQ
- a CDS encoding O-antigen ligase family protein, encoding MIRMVNEIIELDEEKGGFTMLSSWEKLKTRKIWMSSIFSALCFPEIIFAIFIAPTKYTFIRQTYLPFLPSPLIIFYIIIIFLITLQIFQKGKLPHIPLSLLLPYFILACIIALSLIYTSNLEYGKIKCLEFMMYSTLALFAPFFLFRGLNNINRFIYTLLVMGIFLFIILFISNPYLLTRTFSTIFGSNYLLIQHISGMAVLIICYYFLLKNQPLKKQVIWVFLLVILIMAIIYPGGKGAVFTLLITTIIIAIPSIKFKNKFKIMNKRLLIIPLIIFIIECGTLGYFHFVMKFSALTGRLGAISSPQHYNRIERLENAKVALKLFSQYPLSGVGIGGFSVYSYKLEGIERFKYPHNILLEALAELGLIGFISLSLILFFAFKNLLYLQKIYKYSLLPGVFMSIFIFTFLNSLTSQDITNLALFAFIGCSYAIEHSLKDEKECEG